A stretch of Equus caballus isolate H_3958 breed thoroughbred chromosome 11, TB-T2T, whole genome shotgun sequence DNA encodes these proteins:
- the PIGW gene encoding phosphatidylinositol-glycan biosynthesis class W protein produces the protein MSQKQMKEAFVSNHNGTSVLEITQGLCLPALCVLCRGLLIILSQHLCSSSHTWGTRFFIDFVILIVPLVATLTILSSFVLLEHLAVIIIGAGMFYHIYCRRTCYARIPVQKILEKFLKISVESEYIPAISCFRVINSAFTAVAILAVDFPLFPRRFAKTELYGTGAMDFGVGGFVFGTAMVSPEVRRKYMKGSTFYHLTKSLYSVWPLVFLGIGRLVVIKSIDYQEHLTEYGVHWNFFFTLIVVKLITSLLLIIFPLNKSWIVAISITVLYQLALDFTPLRKLILYGTDGSGTRVGLLNANREGIISTLGYVAIHMAGVQTGSYVLKKRSHIKDWIKVAYCILLTAISLFISLYIVQVNVEVASRRMANLAFCIWIVASSLILLSSLLLVDIILSFAKFLIKGAQVPCSWKLIQSPATNKKHSESLVSEAERREPSLCLVTAMNRNQLIFFLLSNVTTGLVNLLVDTLHSSTLWALFVLNLYMFTNCLVIYVLHLQDKTIKFW, from the coding sequence atgtctcaGAAGCAGATGAAGGAAGCTTTTGTCAGTAACCACAATGGAACCAGCGTGCTGGAAATCACCCAGGGCTTGTGCTTGCCTGCGCTCTGTGTCCTGTGCAGAGGGCTCCTGATCATTCTCTCACAGCACTTGTGTTCTTCTTCACATACCTGGGGAACTCGATTCTTCATTGACTTTGTTATCCTGATAGTTCCCCTGGTGGCCACGTTGACCATTTTGTCTTCATTTGTCCTCCTTGAGCACCTTGCTGTAATTATCATTGGGGCAGGAATGTTCTATCATATATACTGCAGGAGAACTTGCTATGCCAGAATACCTGTCCAAAAAATCCttgaaaaattcttgaaaatcaGTGTAGAATCAGAATACATTCCAGCTATCTCTTGTTTTCGTGTAATTAACAGTGCATTTACTGCTGTTGCCATTTTGGCTGTGGACTTTCCACTTTTTCCCAGAAGATTTGCCAAAACTGAGCTCTATGGGACAGGAGCAATGGATTTTGGAGTAGGAGGCTTTGTTTTTGGTACTGCAATGGTTTCTCCAGAGGTTAGGAGAAAATACATGAAAGGGTCCACATTTTATCATCTTACAAAGTCATTGTACTCTGTCTGGCCATTAGTCTTCTTAGGAATAGGCCGATTAGTCGTTATAAAATCCATAGATTATCAGGAACATTTAACTGAGTATGGGGTTCACTGGAACTTTTTCTTTACCTTAATAGTTGTGAAATTGATAACATCActacttttgattatttttccccTAAATAAATCCTGGATTGTGGCCATCAGCATTACTGTATTATACCAGCTAGCCCTTGACTTTACCCCACTGAGAAAGTTAATTTTGTATGGCACTGATGGCAGTGGCACAAGGGTTGGTTTATTAAATGCCAACCGAGAAGGAATAATCTCTACCTTGGGGTATGTGGCAATACACATGGCTGGTGTACAAACAGGATCATATGTGCTTAAAAAAAGGTCACATATCAAAGACTGGATAAAAGTAGCATATTGTATTCTACTGACAGCTATTAGCCTCTTCATATCTCTTTACATAGTTCAGGTAAACGTAGAAGTAGCATCTCGCAGAATGGCCAATTTAGCCTTTTGTATTTGGATAGTTGCTTCTAGCCTGATCCTTCTTAGTAGTTTATTACTAGTTGATATAATTTTGAGTTTTGCCAAATTTCTAATTAAAGGGGCTCAAGTACCATGTTCTTGGAAACTTATCCAGTCACCTGCTACAAATAAAAAGCATTCAGAATCTCTAGTCTCTGAAGCTGAAAGAAGGGAACCCAGTCTTTGTCTAGTTACAGCTATGAACAGAAaccagttaatttttttcttgctgtcaAATGTAACAACTGGCCTGGTCAACCTGTTGGTAGATACATTACACAGCAGTACCTTGTGGGCCTTATTTGTGCTCAATCTCTATATGTTTACCAACTGTTTAGTTATATATGTGCTACACTTGCAAGATAAGACTATAAAATTTTGGTGA